A window of the Branchiibius hedensis genome harbors these coding sequences:
- a CDS encoding ABC transporter substrate-binding protein, with protein sequence MTDGVATQKTSAMTACTKDTMDTVTKGQLTIGTDNPAYPPWFIDNTPSNGKGYESAVGFAIAKQLGYSDSEVKWITVAFNNAITPGKKNFDFDLNQVSISAEREKAVDFSSGYYDVTQTVVTYKGSPIASAKTVADLKGAKLGAQVGTTSYNAITNQIKPTAQPSVFDTNDLAVQALKNHQIDGIVVDLPTAFYMTSAQLTDGVIVGQLPVVGQPEQFGAVLTKGSPLTQCVSMAVDALRKDGTLEKLQTTWLASQGAPKLTE encoded by the coding sequence ATGACCGACGGTGTCGCCACCCAGAAGACGTCGGCCATGACTGCGTGCACGAAGGACACGATGGACACCGTCACCAAGGGCCAGTTGACGATCGGGACGGACAACCCGGCGTACCCGCCGTGGTTCATCGACAACACCCCGAGCAACGGCAAGGGCTACGAGTCGGCGGTGGGGTTCGCGATCGCCAAGCAACTGGGCTACTCCGACAGTGAGGTGAAGTGGATAACCGTTGCCTTCAACAACGCGATCACCCCGGGCAAGAAGAACTTCGACTTCGACCTCAACCAGGTCTCGATCAGTGCCGAACGGGAGAAGGCGGTCGACTTCTCCAGCGGCTACTACGACGTCACGCAGACCGTCGTGACCTACAAGGGTTCGCCCATCGCCTCGGCCAAGACCGTCGCCGACCTCAAGGGCGCCAAACTCGGCGCCCAGGTCGGGACCACGTCGTACAACGCGATCACCAACCAGATCAAGCCGACTGCGCAGCCGTCGGTCTTCGACACCAATGACCTTGCCGTGCAGGCGCTGAAGAACCACCAGATCGATGGCATCGTCGTGGACCTGCCGACCGCCTTCTACATGACCTCGGCCCAGTTGACCGATGGCGTGATCGTGGGGCAGTTGCCGGTCGTCGGTCAGCCGGAGCAGTTCGGCGCTGTGCTGACCAAGGGTTCGCCTCTGACGCAATGCGTTTCGATGGCTGTGGACGCGCTGCGTAAGGACGGCACCCTGGAGAAGCTGCAGACCACCTGGCTGGCTTCGCAGGGTGCGCCGAAGCTGACGGAGTGA
- a CDS encoding BlaI/MecI/CopY family transcriptional regulator encodes MSRRERGHLEAEVMQLLWSNPGGLTSAQLESAFTQQRRPARTTLLTVLSRLEDKDLVARTSAPGGAVFRASQAQSEHVASSMARLLESSADRNSALTHFVGSLSEQDLDTLRKLSRP; translated from the coding sequence GTGTCGCGTCGCGAGCGAGGCCATCTGGAGGCCGAGGTCATGCAGCTGTTGTGGTCCAACCCGGGCGGGCTGACCAGTGCTCAGTTGGAGTCGGCCTTCACGCAGCAGCGACGCCCCGCTCGCACGACGCTGCTGACGGTCCTGTCCCGACTGGAGGACAAGGACCTGGTTGCGCGCACGAGCGCTCCCGGCGGTGCAGTGTTCCGGGCGAGCCAAGCCCAGTCGGAGCACGTTGCGTCGTCCATGGCGCGACTGCTGGAGAGTTCTGCTGACCGCAACTCGGCGTTGACCCACTTCGTCGGTTCGCTGAGCGAGCAGGACCTGGACACCCTGCGGAAGCTGTCCAGGCCATGA
- a CDS encoding M56 family metallopeptidase, producing the protein MTALLAIAAVLFAPTLIAPWALRPRPWALRHPRLAVAAWLGTWLSGVFVVLALLAGVSAQVVRDSTSPVALSVAIHLLAWCTTVLVGCLLAVVATRYYAMTDLAAQQRWDTSVLRASATAMTEPYGVTLVRSSQPVAMSYGHHRDGAILISQDLAAALSGEHLAAVVAHERAHQRGHHGLLLQLAALNLACFPRFTAARRFSDAIHLLTELLADDAAARTHGTTTVADALDATGTYLPDGGLDLRANRLRASTRR; encoded by the coding sequence ATGACCGCCCTGTTGGCTATCGCCGCAGTCCTTTTCGCCCCCACCCTGATTGCGCCATGGGCGCTGCGACCTCGACCGTGGGCGTTACGTCACCCACGGCTTGCGGTGGCGGCATGGTTGGGCACCTGGCTCAGCGGAGTCTTCGTGGTGCTGGCTCTGCTGGCCGGAGTGTCTGCTCAGGTCGTGCGGGACTCCACGAGCCCGGTGGCACTCAGCGTCGCGATACACCTGCTCGCCTGGTGCACCACGGTCCTTGTTGGATGCCTTCTGGCGGTGGTGGCTACCCGGTACTACGCGATGACCGACCTCGCAGCTCAGCAACGGTGGGACACCTCGGTGCTCCGCGCTTCGGCGACGGCCATGACAGAGCCCTACGGGGTGACACTCGTGCGGTCCTCTCAGCCCGTGGCCATGTCCTACGGGCACCACCGGGACGGAGCCATCCTGATCTCCCAGGATCTGGCCGCGGCGCTGAGCGGCGAACATCTAGCCGCGGTGGTCGCCCACGAACGCGCGCACCAACGTGGCCACCACGGACTTCTGCTGCAGCTCGCCGCGCTCAACCTCGCCTGCTTCCCCCGCTTCACTGCCGCCCGACGATTCAGCGACGCCATCCACCTCTTGACCGAGCTTCTCGCCGACGACGCCGCCGCACGCACGCACGGCACGACAACCGTCGCCGATGCGTTGGATGCGACCGGCACGTACCTACCCGACGGCGGCCTGGACCTGCGGGCCAACCGGCTACGAGCCAGCACGAGACGCTAA
- a CDS encoding YcnI family protein → MPLSAVRRSLATAGTAALVLATSCAAAEAHVRVTPDTATPGSYVTLTFKVPTESATASTTKLEVDLPTDHPFGSVSYQPVTGWTTTVTTSKLATPVKTDDGEITEAPTKLVWIASADAAIKPGQFQTFAISVGPVPDTGKLELPAHQTYSDGSVVNWNQAPTGSQEPEHPAPVLYVNDTPPDPQPTINKPTVSASQVAEQATSDNTARWFGVGGIVLGAAGLVAAVWALTRRPRG, encoded by the coding sequence ATGCCCCTGTCTGCTGTACGTCGATCCCTGGCTACCGCCGGAACCGCCGCCCTCGTGCTGGCCACCTCGTGTGCGGCCGCCGAAGCGCACGTCCGGGTCACGCCAGACACCGCAACGCCCGGGTCCTACGTGACCCTGACCTTCAAGGTGCCGACCGAGTCTGCGACCGCCTCGACCACCAAACTGGAGGTCGACCTGCCGACCGACCACCCGTTCGGCTCCGTCTCCTATCAGCCGGTCACCGGCTGGACGACCACGGTCACGACCAGCAAGCTGGCGACGCCCGTGAAGACCGACGACGGCGAGATCACCGAAGCACCGACGAAACTGGTGTGGATCGCGAGCGCCGACGCCGCCATCAAGCCCGGCCAATTCCAAACCTTCGCCATCTCGGTAGGACCGGTGCCTGACACCGGCAAGCTGGAACTGCCCGCACACCAGACGTATTCGGATGGCTCGGTCGTCAACTGGAACCAGGCACCGACCGGTAGCCAAGAGCCGGAGCACCCTGCCCCGGTGCTCTACGTCAACGACACCCCGCCAGATCCGCAGCCGACGATCAACAAGCCGACGGTGTCCGCCTCGCAGGTGGCGGAGCAGGCGACCAGTGACAACACCGCCCGCTGGTTCGGGGTCGGCGGCATCGTGCTCGGCGCCGCCGGACTGGTCGCCGCGGTGTGGGCGCTGACCCGGCGCCCGCGCGGCTGA
- a CDS encoding copper resistance CopC family protein, which produces MRITRPIGVLLLALLFGFGVVAPASAHDFLVSSNPANGSTVSTSLSKVTLSFNDIVLSQPSRPQVEVVGPDGKHYETGCATSIDRDVSVPVALGPSGTYVVTWRIVSADGHPVSTSISFRYTGPASGSGAAEAPACQAASPSAASTPASSGDQPTAMIALVIGVLALAAGLIGWRVWSTRGQRTSGL; this is translated from the coding sequence ATGCGCATCACCCGGCCGATCGGCGTACTCCTGTTGGCCTTGCTCTTCGGATTCGGCGTCGTGGCGCCGGCGAGCGCGCACGACTTCCTGGTGTCCAGCAACCCGGCGAACGGGTCGACGGTGAGCACCTCGCTGTCGAAGGTGACGCTGAGCTTCAACGACATCGTGCTGAGCCAGCCGTCCCGGCCCCAGGTCGAGGTCGTCGGCCCGGACGGCAAGCACTACGAAACCGGGTGTGCCACCTCGATCGACCGGGACGTCAGCGTGCCGGTGGCCCTCGGACCGAGCGGGACGTACGTCGTCACCTGGCGGATCGTGTCGGCTGACGGTCACCCGGTGTCAACGTCCATCTCTTTCCGCTACACCGGACCCGCGAGCGGCAGCGGTGCCGCCGAGGCTCCCGCCTGCCAGGCAGCCTCACCGTCCGCGGCCAGCACGCCCGCATCCAGCGGCGACCAGCCCACAGCAATGATCGCCCTGGTGATCGGCGTACTCGCGCTCGCTGCGGGTCTGATCGGGTGGCGGGTCTGGTCGACCCGGGGCCAGCGCACCTCAGGGCTCTGA
- a CDS encoding FdhF/YdeP family oxidoreductase: MHRKARTEDFSDKDLEVSRPAKFAVGIEAPEKSLVAALGNIGVERTTEVSLTINHKRGFDCPSCAWANPDHSKALEFCENGIKNIVWDATPVVIQDSFWAEHSLTSMLDKSEYWLGQQGRLTTPVYKAAGSDHYAPISWDDALDTLADALRGLDSPDEAVFYTSGRIMNEPAYLLQLFARAFGTNNLPDCSNLCHEATGAGMVPAIGVGKSSVHYDDFGMCDLVIVMGQNPGTNHPRMLNALEDAKHGGAQMVAVNALPEASLLRYKNPQQISGLLGEGTTLADQFVQIRSGGDQFLIRAVAKAVLQAEAAAPGTVLDHDFIDRYCSGFEAYRDAILAIDDREILQATGLHQSQIDELAQRYIDSNATIITWALGITQQKQGAATIADIMNLLLLKGNIGKPGAGASPVRGHSNVQGDRTMGVWDKLPAAFAAALNKEFGFTPPTQNGLDSVAAMNAIDAGKVKVFVSFAGNLVAAMSDSARAEDGIRQADLTVQVATKLNRSHVVTGKASLLLPVLVRAERDVQADGPQIVTAEDTVCRINMSHGELRPISDDLRSDVWVLCELGKRVLGSSRPRIDWQSFQDNYDTIRDAISRTIPGFEDFNERLRKQKSFILPHPPRDSRTFPTKSGKAQFTVQTTEAIDVPHGRLLLQTMRAHDQHNTTIYSLNDRYRGIKDGRFVVFVHPDDLAERGLTEGQTVDVFSEWPGEPDRVLRGYRAVSYPTVPGHAAMYFPEANVLVPRAAVDPACNTPTSKQVIIRIEAGTDPVPGGRPVAH; encoded by the coding sequence ATGCACCGCAAAGCCCGCACCGAGGATTTCTCCGACAAGGACCTCGAGGTGTCGCGACCGGCGAAATTCGCGGTCGGGATCGAAGCTCCGGAGAAGTCCCTTGTCGCGGCCCTGGGCAACATCGGCGTCGAGCGCACGACCGAGGTCTCGCTGACGATCAACCACAAAAGGGGCTTCGACTGCCCCTCGTGCGCCTGGGCGAACCCGGACCATTCGAAGGCGCTGGAGTTCTGCGAGAACGGCATCAAGAACATCGTCTGGGACGCGACCCCGGTCGTCATCCAAGACAGCTTCTGGGCCGAGCACAGCCTCACCTCGATGCTCGACAAGAGTGAGTACTGGCTGGGCCAGCAGGGCCGGCTGACCACGCCGGTCTACAAGGCAGCTGGCTCAGACCACTACGCGCCGATCTCCTGGGATGACGCGCTGGACACCCTCGCCGACGCATTGCGGGGGTTGGACTCCCCCGACGAAGCGGTGTTCTACACCAGCGGCCGGATCATGAACGAGCCCGCATACCTGTTGCAGTTGTTCGCGCGCGCCTTCGGCACCAACAACCTGCCGGACTGCTCCAACCTGTGCCACGAGGCGACCGGCGCGGGGATGGTTCCCGCGATCGGGGTCGGCAAATCGTCGGTGCACTACGACGACTTCGGCATGTGCGACCTGGTCATCGTGATGGGTCAGAACCCGGGGACCAACCACCCGCGGATGCTGAACGCGTTGGAGGACGCCAAGCACGGCGGCGCCCAGATGGTCGCGGTCAACGCACTTCCGGAGGCGTCGCTGCTGCGCTACAAGAATCCGCAACAGATCTCCGGCCTGCTCGGGGAGGGAACCACGCTGGCCGACCAGTTCGTGCAGATCCGCTCCGGCGGTGACCAGTTCCTGATCCGAGCGGTGGCCAAGGCCGTGCTGCAGGCGGAGGCCGCCGCCCCGGGGACGGTGCTGGATCACGACTTCATCGACCGGTACTGCAGCGGGTTCGAGGCCTACCGCGACGCCATCCTGGCCATCGACGACCGGGAAATCCTGCAAGCCACCGGCCTGCACCAGTCGCAGATCGACGAGTTGGCCCAGCGCTACATCGACAGCAACGCCACCATCATCACCTGGGCCCTGGGCATCACCCAACAGAAGCAGGGCGCCGCGACCATCGCCGATATCATGAATCTGTTGCTGCTGAAAGGAAACATCGGCAAACCCGGCGCCGGAGCCTCGCCGGTCCGTGGACACAGCAACGTGCAAGGCGACCGGACCATGGGCGTCTGGGACAAGCTGCCAGCCGCCTTCGCCGCGGCGCTGAATAAGGAGTTCGGCTTCACCCCGCCCACGCAGAACGGTCTGGACTCCGTGGCCGCGATGAACGCCATCGACGCAGGCAAGGTCAAGGTCTTCGTCAGCTTCGCGGGCAACCTGGTCGCAGCGATGAGCGACTCCGCGCGCGCCGAGGACGGCATCCGCCAGGCCGACCTCACCGTGCAGGTGGCCACCAAACTCAACCGGTCGCACGTGGTGACCGGTAAGGCGTCCCTCTTGTTGCCGGTGCTGGTGCGGGCCGAGCGGGATGTCCAGGCCGACGGTCCGCAGATCGTCACCGCTGAGGACACCGTGTGTCGGATCAACATGAGCCACGGCGAGCTGCGCCCGATCTCCGATGACCTGCGCTCGGACGTGTGGGTGCTGTGCGAACTCGGCAAGCGGGTCCTGGGTTCGTCACGGCCGCGCATCGACTGGCAATCCTTCCAGGACAACTACGACACCATCCGCGACGCGATCAGCCGCACCATCCCGGGTTTCGAGGACTTCAACGAACGACTGCGCAAACAGAAGTCGTTCATCCTGCCGCACCCGCCGCGGGACTCACGGACGTTCCCGACGAAGAGCGGCAAGGCGCAGTTCACGGTGCAGACCACCGAAGCCATCGACGTGCCGCACGGGCGCTTACTGCTGCAGACGATGCGCGCCCACGACCAGCACAACACCACGATCTACTCGCTCAACGACCGCTACCGCGGCATCAAGGACGGCCGGTTCGTGGTCTTCGTGCATCCCGACGATCTGGCTGAGCGTGGCCTGACCGAGGGGCAGACCGTCGATGTCTTCAGTGAATGGCCCGGGGAACCCGACCGCGTGCTGCGCGGCTACCGGGCCGTGTCCTACCCGACCGTGCCCGGACACGCGGCGATGTACTTTCCCGAAGCCAACGTGCTGGTGCCCCGTGCCGCCGTCGACCCAGCCTGCAACACCCCGACCTCGAAACAGGTGATCATCCGGATCGAAGCAGGCACCGACCCGGTCCCCGGTGGCCGTCCGGTCGCGCACTGA
- a CDS encoding DedA family protein encodes MHSLGPDFMDPNYLLDQFGGAFFWISMLIVFIECGLLFPILPGDSLLFAIGLFIATDKIGVSFWFAIPALIVAAFAGNVVGYEIGRAVGLAIYDRNGRFIKRKYIDQTHAFFERHGNKALVIGRFVPIVRTFITLVAGVGQMERRRFFTWSAVGAVLWVVVVVLAGALLGKAFPSLGKNIDLAILVIVFLSVLPMIYEWVKHRRAKTADPAA; translated from the coding sequence ATGCACAGCCTCGGCCCGGATTTCATGGACCCCAACTACCTGCTGGATCAGTTCGGCGGTGCGTTCTTCTGGATCTCGATGCTGATCGTCTTCATCGAGTGCGGTCTGCTCTTTCCGATCCTGCCGGGTGACTCGCTGCTCTTCGCGATCGGACTGTTCATCGCCACCGACAAGATCGGTGTGTCGTTCTGGTTCGCGATCCCTGCACTGATCGTGGCCGCGTTCGCCGGCAACGTCGTCGGCTACGAGATCGGCCGGGCCGTCGGGCTGGCGATCTACGACCGCAACGGGCGGTTCATCAAACGCAAATACATCGACCAGACGCACGCCTTCTTCGAACGACATGGCAACAAGGCCCTGGTGATCGGCCGATTCGTGCCGATTGTGCGCACCTTCATCACCCTGGTCGCCGGTGTGGGGCAGATGGAGCGCCGCCGGTTCTTCACCTGGTCGGCCGTTGGCGCGGTCCTCTGGGTCGTCGTCGTGGTGCTCGCGGGAGCCCTGTTGGGCAAGGCGTTCCCCAGTCTGGGCAAGAACATCGACCTGGCCATCCTGGTGATCGTGTTCCTGTCCGTGCTGCCGATGATCTACGAGTGGGTCAAGCACCGCCGCGCGAAGACGGCCGACCCCGCGGCCTAA
- a CDS encoding LLM class F420-dependent oxidoreductase, with product MDLRIFTEPQQGATYDDLLKVAQATELLGFDAFFRSDHYLSMGGDGLPGPTDAWLTLAALARETHRIRLGTLVTSATFRHPGPLAISVAQVDQMSGGRVEFGYGAGWFEAEHAAYGIPFPPLGERFNRLEEALAVITGLWSTPVGETFTHAGTHLQVTDSPALPKPTQPAIPVIIGGTGKKRTPALAAAYASEFNVPFHNLDEVVPILDRVRAAVAAADRPAESMTYSVAQVVCLGATDAQLAKRAEAIGRSPHDVVRDGLGGTAEQILAKLAAFADAGISRVYLQVLDLQDLDHLEQIADQVLRRL from the coding sequence ATGGACCTGCGGATCTTCACCGAACCCCAACAAGGCGCGACGTACGACGACCTGCTGAAGGTCGCCCAAGCCACCGAACTCCTCGGTTTCGACGCGTTCTTCCGGTCCGACCACTACCTGAGCATGGGCGGGGACGGCCTACCCGGCCCGACCGACGCCTGGCTCACCCTGGCCGCGCTCGCCCGCGAGACCCACCGCATCCGGCTGGGCACCCTGGTCACCTCGGCAACCTTCCGGCACCCCGGCCCGCTGGCCATCTCGGTGGCCCAGGTCGATCAGATGAGCGGCGGCCGGGTCGAATTCGGCTACGGTGCGGGCTGGTTCGAAGCCGAGCACGCGGCGTACGGGATCCCCTTCCCGCCCCTGGGTGAGCGGTTCAACCGCCTCGAAGAGGCGCTCGCGGTGATCACCGGTCTGTGGTCCACCCCGGTCGGTGAGACCTTCACGCACGCCGGCACGCACCTGCAGGTGACCGACTCACCTGCCCTCCCCAAGCCCACGCAGCCTGCCATCCCGGTCATCATCGGCGGCACCGGCAAGAAGCGCACGCCAGCCCTGGCCGCGGCGTACGCGAGCGAGTTCAACGTGCCGTTCCACAACCTCGACGAGGTGGTCCCGATCCTGGACCGGGTGCGCGCGGCGGTCGCGGCAGCCGACCGGCCCGCGGAGTCGATGACCTACTCCGTGGCGCAGGTCGTGTGTCTCGGCGCGACGGACGCGCAGCTGGCCAAGCGGGCCGAGGCGATCGGCCGCTCACCCCACGACGTTGTCAGGGATGGGCTCGGCGGGACGGCCGAGCAGATCCTGGCGAAACTGGCGGCGTTCGCCGACGCCGGGATCTCCCGGGTGTACCTACAGGTGCTGGACCTGCAGGACCTGGATCACCTGGAGCAAATCGCCGACCAGGTGCTGCGCCGCCTCTAG
- a CDS encoding GNAT family N-acetyltransferase: MANLPSLTLTPASDDELVEFIAQQKVSYLRDLIEQGGLSEAAAQANSDATWSGLVPDGIHPIDGNEIMIARDVDGQRIGVLWMSVRSHGDEEYAWIYDIEVDPQVRNRGYGRALMLAAEEWTRQKGLTSLQLNVFGGNTAARALYRSLGFVENAVQMSKQV; encoded by the coding sequence ATGGCCAACTTGCCCAGCCTGACCCTCACCCCCGCGAGCGACGACGAACTGGTCGAGTTCATCGCCCAGCAGAAGGTCTCCTACCTGCGTGACCTCATCGAGCAAGGCGGGCTCAGCGAGGCTGCTGCGCAAGCCAATTCGGATGCCACCTGGAGCGGGCTGGTCCCCGACGGCATCCACCCGATCGACGGCAACGAGATCATGATCGCCCGGGACGTGGACGGCCAGCGCATCGGCGTGTTGTGGATGTCAGTGCGCTCTCACGGCGACGAGGAGTACGCCTGGATCTACGACATCGAGGTGGACCCGCAGGTGCGCAACCGCGGGTACGGCCGCGCCCTGATGCTCGCGGCCGAGGAGTGGACCCGCCAGAAGGGTCTGACCTCGTTGCAGCTCAACGTCTTCGGCGGGAACACCGCTGCGCGGGCGCTCTACCGCTCGCTCGGTTTCGTCGAGAACGCGGTGCAGATGAGCAAGCAGGTGTGA
- a CDS encoding LemA family protein: MIFLLIILLLILAGGAFVLGQYNGLVKQKNLVQESWHQVDVELKRRHDLIPNLVNTVQGYAQHESGTLQDVMKARSAAMNAGSPHEAAAAEGELSQALGRLIAVSEAYPDLKANQNFIALQNELTATEDRIASARRYYNANVRELNTKIETVPSKFFAGMAGATRADYFEAEDAALETPNVQFGPGGASAAPQVSFDPNAGQLPASTQPPAATQAPPAAAPEQIPTPEPQAQPVQQPQQPPQQPYGQ, from the coding sequence ATGATCTTCCTGCTGATCATCCTCCTCCTGATCCTGGCTGGCGGTGCCTTCGTGCTCGGCCAGTACAACGGTCTGGTCAAACAGAAGAACCTGGTGCAGGAGTCCTGGCACCAAGTCGATGTCGAGCTGAAGCGTCGGCACGACCTGATTCCCAACCTGGTCAACACCGTCCAGGGCTACGCCCAACACGAGAGCGGCACGCTGCAGGACGTGATGAAAGCGCGCAGCGCTGCGATGAACGCCGGCAGCCCGCACGAGGCCGCTGCCGCTGAAGGCGAACTGAGCCAGGCGCTGGGTCGGTTGATCGCGGTGTCGGAGGCCTACCCCGATCTGAAGGCGAACCAGAACTTCATCGCCCTGCAGAACGAGTTGACCGCCACCGAGGACCGCATCGCATCGGCGCGGCGTTACTACAACGCCAACGTGCGCGAGTTGAACACCAAGATCGAGACCGTTCCCTCGAAGTTCTTCGCCGGGATGGCCGGGGCCACGCGCGCCGACTACTTCGAGGCCGAGGACGCCGCGCTGGAGACCCCGAACGTGCAGTTCGGTCCGGGTGGGGCCTCCGCGGCGCCGCAGGTCAGCTTCGACCCGAACGCGGGTCAGTTGCCGGCCTCGACCCAGCCGCCGGCTGCGACCCAGGCACCGCCGGCCGCCGCTCCCGAGCAGATCCCGACCCCGGAGCCGCAGGCGCAGCCGGTGCAGCAGCCCCAGCAGCCGCCGCAGCAGCCCTACGGTCAGTAA
- the cobA gene encoding uroporphyrinogen-III C-methyltransferase produces MALVSLDLRGRRVVVATGGARAGARVRELLADGALVEVIASTIGADLTQAYADRTFTWTARPVAADDLDGAWLVSAPDADADAREQLKAWCDARGIWFEMVQSHAQPEAGTPIAPAPAHSTEAAPGSVTLVGGGPGDPDLLTLAGWKALQHADVVVTDRLAPVSAVPAATEIIDVGKTPYHHPVPQAEINQILVDRARQGQRVVRLKGGDSYLLGRGGEEVLACRAAGVPVLVVPGITSAFAGPAAADIPVTHRAMSHGVLVISGHDQIEPELLARWPHTIVVLMGMGRLRELAAGLIGAGRAADTPVAVVHRASTPQQKVADGTLATIADVVAESAIGNPAVIVVGEVTRVLRAH; encoded by the coding sequence GTGGCGCTCGTATCGCTGGATCTGCGCGGCCGCCGCGTCGTCGTTGCGACCGGTGGTGCGCGAGCGGGCGCCCGAGTCCGCGAACTGCTGGCCGACGGGGCGCTGGTCGAGGTCATCGCATCGACGATCGGTGCCGACCTGACCCAGGCCTACGCCGACCGGACCTTCACCTGGACCGCTCGTCCCGTCGCTGCCGACGACCTCGACGGGGCTTGGCTGGTCAGCGCACCCGACGCGGACGCCGACGCACGCGAGCAACTCAAGGCGTGGTGCGACGCGCGCGGCATCTGGTTCGAAATGGTCCAGAGTCATGCCCAGCCCGAGGCAGGTACGCCGATCGCCCCGGCCCCAGCGCACTCCACCGAGGCGGCACCCGGGTCGGTGACTCTGGTCGGCGGCGGTCCTGGGGATCCGGACCTCCTGACGCTGGCCGGCTGGAAGGCTCTGCAGCATGCCGACGTCGTGGTGACCGACCGGCTTGCGCCCGTGAGCGCCGTACCTGCAGCCACGGAGATCATCGACGTCGGCAAGACGCCCTACCACCACCCGGTCCCGCAGGCGGAGATCAACCAGATCCTCGTCGACAGAGCCCGGCAGGGGCAGCGGGTCGTCCGACTCAAGGGCGGTGACTCCTACCTGCTGGGACGAGGCGGCGAGGAGGTGCTCGCCTGCCGCGCGGCCGGCGTACCGGTGCTGGTCGTCCCGGGCATCACCTCGGCGTTCGCCGGTCCGGCCGCGGCGGACATCCCGGTGACGCACCGGGCAATGTCGCACGGGGTGCTGGTGATCTCCGGACACGACCAGATCGAGCCGGAACTGTTGGCCCGCTGGCCGCACACGATCGTCGTACTCATGGGCATGGGCAGGTTGCGGGAGTTGGCTGCTGGCCTGATCGGCGCCGGCCGGGCTGCCGACACGCCGGTCGCCGTCGTGCACCGAGCATCGACTCCCCAGCAAAAGGTTGCGGACGGAACCCTGGCCACTATTGCCGACGTTGTTGCAGAAAGTGCGATCGGTAACCCGGCGGTGATTGTTGTTGGAGAAGTGACCCGGGTGCTTCGTGCCCACTAG
- the pyrE gene encoding orotate phosphoribosyltransferase, with translation MATDIAADRTQLLDHIKNDAIVWGKVTLSSGKEADYYVDLRRITLSGKAAPLVGRVIRELTKDLDYDAVGGLTMGADPVATATMHAAAGAIDAFVVRKSGKAHGLQQRIEGPAIKGRRVLIVEDTSTTGASALEAVAAAREIGAEVVAVAVIADRSTGAKERVEAEGVPYLFAYGLGELGLA, from the coding sequence ATCGCCACGGATATCGCCGCCGACCGGACCCAACTGCTCGATCACATCAAGAACGACGCGATCGTCTGGGGCAAGGTCACGCTCTCCAGCGGCAAGGAAGCCGACTACTACGTCGACCTGCGCCGAATCACCCTGTCCGGTAAGGCCGCTCCGTTGGTCGGCCGGGTTATTCGCGAGCTCACCAAGGACCTTGACTACGACGCGGTCGGCGGCCTGACGATGGGCGCGGACCCCGTCGCCACAGCCACCATGCACGCCGCCGCGGGTGCCATTGATGCGTTCGTGGTGCGCAAGTCGGGCAAGGCGCACGGTCTGCAGCAGCGGATCGAAGGGCCCGCGATCAAGGGTCGGCGGGTGCTGATCGTCGAAGACACCTCCACCACAGGCGCTTCCGCGCTCGAAGCCGTCGCCGCGGCTCGCGAGATCGGCGCCGAGGTGGTCGCCGTCGCGGTCATCGCCGACCGCTCCACTGGCGCCAAGGAACGCGTCGAAGCCGAGGGCGTGCCGTACCTGTTCGCCTACGGCCTGGGCGAGCTCGGTCTGGCCTGA